One genomic window of Chitinophagaceae bacterium includes the following:
- a CDS encoding outer membrane protein assembly factor BamA: MKRILIFIICLISGFYQCSFAQVITPVYDSLIVDYANPKEYVIGGIEVRGTQYLDKDILAALAGIKKGDKIDIPGTEISKAVKNLWKQDLFANVRIYIDHTVRDTAYLAYELDERPRLSGFTFRGATKGEQDDLREKIKLNKGKVLTDNVKVNTYNTIKSFFYEKGYTHTKVTIDERVDSSQQNSMLYYIYIDKGNRVRIDNILFKGNTAVTSSHLRRLMKKTKENPVWSVFTISKFRPSDYEDDKAKILAFYSTKGYRDAHIKFDSVYENENGNLNIQIWIAEGNKYFFRDIRWSGNAKYASSRLDSALRIKKGDVYDEAFLQKRLNGDPNGTDVGSLYMDDGYLFFSVTPVEVSIENDSIDLEIRVHEGPQATINQVFIEGNTKTHEHVIRRVIRTTPGSKFSRADVIRTQREILATGFFDPEKLGINTEPHPENGTVDLTYSVEEKPSDQVELSAGWGGSGTGVIGSLGVKFNNFSMRNLFDLKTWSPLPSGDGQVFSVRLQSNGRYYQSFNIGFTEPWLGGKKPNSLNVGLYSSRYARGTNKNDPSYGTLVTTGATVGLGKQLQWPDDYFTLISALNFTNYSLDNYTTNFFINTGNAYSISLKETFGRNSMGPDFTFPKWGSNIYVSVAVTPPYSLFNNKDYSELPVAEKYKWVEFHKWRFGAEWYTNLFGKFVLKTAAKGGYLGYYNPDIGLTPFERFDVGGDGLSQNYSLYGVDIISQRGYKDVYAYAAPIFNKYTLELRYPFSTSPSAFIYGTAWVEAGNAWYSFDDYDPFNLRRAAGLGLRVFLPIFGTVGFDYGIGFDKPRPLVPPRTLGEYLNAYGAFNIVLGFEPE, encoded by the coding sequence ATGAAACGTATCCTTATATTCATTATCTGCCTGATTTCAGGATTTTACCAATGCAGCTTTGCGCAGGTTATTACCCCTGTATACGATTCTCTGATTGTTGATTATGCGAATCCAAAAGAATACGTTATCGGTGGCATCGAAGTACGTGGCACTCAATATCTTGATAAAGACATTCTTGCCGCACTTGCAGGCATTAAAAAAGGAGACAAAATCGACATACCTGGAACGGAAATAAGCAAGGCAGTAAAAAACCTGTGGAAGCAGGACCTTTTTGCCAATGTGCGGATTTATATTGATCACACTGTTCGTGATACTGCATATCTTGCTTATGAGCTGGATGAACGTCCGAGACTTTCAGGTTTCACTTTTCGCGGCGCCACAAAAGGAGAACAGGATGATCTTCGTGAAAAAATAAAATTGAACAAAGGCAAAGTGCTTACTGATAATGTTAAGGTAAACACCTACAACACCATCAAATCGTTTTTCTATGAAAAGGGTTACACACATACGAAAGTAACCATTGACGAAAGGGTGGACTCTTCCCAGCAAAACAGCATGCTTTATTACATTTATATCGACAAAGGCAACAGGGTCAGAATTGACAACATACTTTTTAAAGGCAATACTGCCGTAACCAGCAGTCATTTGCGCAGGCTCATGAAAAAGACCAAGGAAAATCCAGTCTGGTCTGTTTTTACCATTTCAAAGTTCAGGCCCAGCGATTATGAAGATGACAAGGCGAAGATCCTGGCTTTTTATTCTACAAAAGGTTATCGTGATGCACACATCAAGTTTGATAGTGTGTATGAAAATGAAAATGGTAACCTCAATATACAAATCTGGATTGCTGAGGGCAACAAATACTTTTTCCGCGACATCCGGTGGTCTGGCAATGCCAAGTATGCTTCTTCACGTCTTGATTCCGCTTTGCGTATAAAGAAAGGTGATGTGTATGATGAAGCCTTCCTGCAAAAAAGACTCAATGGAGATCCAAATGGAACAGATGTGGGATCACTTTATATGGATGACGGGTACTTATTTTTCTCGGTTACGCCTGTAGAGGTATCTATTGAGAATGATTCCATTGATCTTGAAATACGGGTGCATGAAGGACCTCAGGCCACCATCAACCAGGTGTTTATAGAAGGCAATACCAAAACACATGAGCATGTAATCCGAAGGGTAATCCGGACTACGCCGGGCAGCAAATTCAGCCGTGCGGATGTGATAAGAACCCAACGTGAAATTTTAGCCACAGGATTTTTTGATCCTGAAAAACTCGGAATAAACACAGAGCCGCATCCGGAAAACGGAACTGTTGATTTAACCTATTCAGTAGAGGAAAAACCAAGTGACCAGGTAGAGCTGTCTGCCGGTTGGGGTGGTTCGGGCACAGGTGTTATCGGTTCTCTGGGTGTAAAATTTAATAACTTTTCCATGCGGAACCTGTTTGATCTGAAAACATGGTCCCCACTTCCTTCCGGTGACGGACAGGTTTTTTCTGTCAGATTACAATCGAATGGAAGATACTATCAGTCGTTTAACATCGGTTTTACGGAACCATGGCTTGGCGGCAAGAAACCCAATTCATTAAATGTCGGCCTATACAGTTCCCGATATGCAAGAGGTACTAACAAGAATGATCCTTCATATGGAACATTGGTTACGACAGGTGCTACTGTCGGATTGGGAAAACAATTACAATGGCCGGATGACTATTTCACATTGATTTCTGCGCTTAATTTTACAAATTATTCGCTGGATAACTATACGACGAACTTCTTTATCAATACCGGTAATGCCTATAGCATTAGTTTGAAAGAAACATTTGGAAGAAATTCCATGGGCCCTGATTTCACCTTTCCTAAATGGGGTTCCAACATTTATGTCAGCGTTGCCGTGACGCCGCCTTATTCCTTGTTTAATAACAAGGATTATTCAGAATTGCCGGTAGCAGAAAAATACAAATGGGTGGAGTTTCACAAATGGAGGTTTGGAGCGGAATGGTACACCAACCTTTTTGGCAAGTTTGTGTTAAAAACAGCAGCTAAAGGAGGTTACCTGGGTTACTATAATCCGGATATAGGCCTTACGCCATTTGAACGGTTTGATGTGGGTGGTGATGGCCTTTCACAAAACTATTCACTCTATGGTGTTGACATCATTTCCCAGCGTGGTTATAAGGATGTATATGCTTATGCAGCTCCTATCTTTAACAAATACACGCTGGAATTAAGATATCCGTTTTCTACCAGTCCGAGTGCATTCATTTACGGAACTGCATGGGTTGAAGCCGGAAATGCATGGTATAGTTTTGATGATTACGATCCGTTTAATCTCCGTCGTGCAGCAGGTTTGGGGCTCAGGGTTTTCCTGCCTATTTTCGGAACAGTCGGGTTTGACTATGGCATCGGTTTTGACAAGCCGCGACCCCTTGTTCCGCCAAGAACTCTGGGAGAGTATTTGAATGCTTACGGTGCATTTAATATCGTGTTGGGATTTGAGCCGGAGTAG